Part of the Onthophagus taurus isolate NC chromosome 11, IU_Otau_3.0, whole genome shotgun sequence genome is shown below.
TAGCTAACTTAAGACTGGTAagttgaataaaataaatttaaataaaatttcaatttttctccttttagtttttcagttTTATATCATTACTTATCAGTATTCTATACCTAACACATCACATTGATATATCTTTGAATTTTGCCTTTGCTGTGTACCTTATTCGACATAACGCAttgattataataataaccataaTTCTTGTAGTAGGAGTTATCcaggtaaaaaaaataattaacggTAATCtcttaaaatcttttttttttgacttctAGGATAAACCAAATTTGATACTCATACACCAAGTGATAACTGGGGCGATGATTGTATCATATTTAATAGACATTATTACCACTATACTAGATTACACTTTCCtacttgttattttattaagtttgggtaagttgaaaaagaaatttaattaaatcaatataaCACATTTATTTATAGTGTTTCAGGCGTATTTCTGGGTAGTTATTCAAAGTTATTACAGAAGTCGTTTACTTCTGCAACCCCAAGAAATAAATCAAGTTATTGCCTAGTGTTAAATCattctatattaattaatatgtaCTAATAATAACCGTGATTCATCGagatatttttaaagcttATTGATATGTTGTTGAAATTCCACCAATTGATTGAAAACATCTTATTGTTAGAGGTCTTTAGCAAAATCAATATCATGTTTTCCAGTAATTTGAAACACTTGAACAAAACTGAAAAGCTGATTAGTGtgaatcaaaattgttaaaaaaactaCTTATAATGCTTAGCGACgatgaaagaaattaaaaaaattgattttaatatttttgaaactgTTTGAAAGACAACAAAATTCTTgcaatcgattaaaaacatattaacTCTGATGGAAGAATTAAGcgaaatgattattatttatttagacgTGTTTCAATGACTCCAGAATgtagaaaaagtttattggtgtgtgtcaaaacgATACTAATCGATTAAAACACATCTCTAGGATATTTAATGTCGACAAAAGTGATAAAAGAATTGATTTAGacgtattttgaaaatgtttcaaagataccatgatacagaaaaagcaacaatttagtgattaataacaattaaaactaaaactaatactagttttaggtttacactagtactattaCTGGAaccaacacaagacctagaactagaattattcgggtttagccgtcttcaAAGACGTGTGggtaaatccgaatgtttctaattctaggtctagtgttagttctagttttgcactagcactattactagaactaacacaaaacctagaattagaatcattcgggtttagccgtcttgaaagacttgcggctaaatccgaatgtttctagttctcggtctagtgttagttctagttttgtactagcactattactagaactaacacaaaacttagaactagaatcattcggggttagccgtcttgaaagacgtgtggctaaatccgaatgtttctagttctaggtctagtgttagttctagttttgcacaagcactattactagaactaatacaaaacctagaactagaatcattcgggtttagccgtcttgaaagacttgcggctaaatccgaatgtttctagttctcggtctagtgttagttctagttttacactagtactattactagaactaatacaaaacctagaattagaatcattcgggtttagccgtcttgaaagacgtgtggataaatccgaatgtttctagttctaggtctagtgttagttctagttttgcactagcactattactagaactaacacaaaacctagaattagaatcattcgggtttagccgtcttgaaagagttgcggctaaatccgaatgtttctagttctcggtctagtgttagttctagttttacagtagtactattactagaactaatacaaaacctagaattagaatcattcgggtttagccgtcttgaaagacgtgtggctaaatccgaatgtttctagttctaggtctagtgttagttctagttttgcactagcactattactagaactaacacaaaacctagaactagaatcattcgggtttagccgtcttgaaagacttgcggctaaatccgaatgtttctaattctcggtctagtgttagttctagttttacactagtactgttactaaaactaatacaaaacctagaattagaatcattcgggtttagccgtcttgaaagacgtgtggctaaatccgaatgtttctagttctaggtctagtgttagttctagttttgcactagcactattactagaactaacacaaaacctagaactagaatcattcgggtttagccgtcttgaaagacttgcggctaaatccgaatctttctagttctcggtctagtgttagttctagttttacactagtactattactagaactaatacaaaacctagaattagaatcattcgggtttagccgtcttgaaagacttgcggctaaatccgaatgtttctagttctcggtctagtgttagttctagttttacactaatactattactagaactaacacaagacctagaactagaatcattccggtttagccgtcttgaaagacgtgtggctaaatccgaatgtttctagttctatgtctagtgttacttctagttttgcactaacactattactagaactaacacaaaacctagaactagaatcattcgggtttagctatcttgaaagacgtgtggctaaatccgaatgtttctagttgtaggtctagtgttagttctagttttgcactagcactattactagaactaacacaaaacctagaactaga
Proteins encoded:
- the LOC111415307 gene encoding uncharacterized protein gives rise to the protein MERFERWTTVNSCCCFDLRSGTLVIANLRLFFSFISLLISILYLTHHIDISLNFAFAVYLIRHNALIIIITIILVVGVIQDKPNLILIHQVITGAMIVSYLIDIITTILDYTFLLVILLSLVFQAYFWVVIQSYYRSRLLLQPQEINQVIA